A stretch of Haloprofundus halophilus DNA encodes these proteins:
- the alaS gene encoding alanine--tRNA ligase has translation MSSLESEYRLDYFEENDFERKECVSCGAHFWTRDHDRETCGEPPCDEYSFIGDPGFAESHTMEEMREEFLSFFEENGHTRIEPYPVAANRWRDDVLLTQASIYDFQPLVTSGETPPPANPLCISQPCIRMQDIDNVGKTGRHTMAFEMMAHHAFNAREEVGDRYAYEGEVYWKDETVQYCDEFFESLGANVEEITYIEDPWVGGGNAGPAIEVIYKGAELATLVFMSMEQDPDGEYELKDGNRYSPMDTYIVDTGYGLERWTWMSQGTPTVYEAVYPDMIAFLKENAGIDHTDEEEELVHRAAKLAGAMDIDEAEDMKTARSEIAGRLDADADELTELMRPLEDIYAIADHCRTLAYMFGDGIVPSNVGTGYLSRMVLRRTKRLVDNVGVDAPLDELVDMQAKRLGYENRDTVRDIVRTEERKYRETLERGGRRVRQLAEEFAEKGEPIPTQELIELYDSHGIQPDMVQEIADERDVDVEIPDDFYSLVAARHETPQQTEAATERDERLSDLPETERLYYDDQERTEFEAVVLDVFEREDGYDVVLDQTMFYPEGGGQPADHGHLVSDDGSVEVSDVQRRDGVILHRTDADPGKGEFVRGQVDIERRRSLMQHHTATHIVGYAAREVVGDHVRQAGAQKGVERSRFDVTHYERLTREQVEEIERVANRLVRDNVPVKQEWPDRNDAQEKYGFDLYQGGIPPGEQIRLIQVADDIQACGGTHVKRTGDIGTIKILTTEPVQDGVERIIFAAGDAAIRATQETENYLRDAAEVLDVNPEDVPDTAERFFTEWKERGKQIDRLKQELAEARAAAEAEEIDVGGTPAVVQRLDTDTDELRATATALSEDGKVAVLGSGAGGSAQFVVSVPDGVAINAGEVVGELAGRVGGGGGGPADFAQGGGPDVDSLDEALDSAPDVLRNVLNA, from the coding sequence ATGAGCAGCCTCGAATCGGAGTATCGTCTCGACTATTTCGAAGAGAACGACTTCGAACGCAAGGAGTGCGTCTCCTGCGGTGCCCACTTCTGGACGCGCGACCACGACCGCGAGACGTGCGGCGAACCGCCGTGCGACGAGTACAGCTTCATCGGCGACCCCGGGTTCGCCGAATCGCACACGATGGAGGAGATGCGCGAGGAGTTCCTCTCGTTCTTCGAGGAGAACGGCCACACGCGTATCGAACCGTATCCGGTCGCGGCGAACCGCTGGCGCGACGACGTGCTGCTGACGCAGGCGTCCATCTACGACTTCCAGCCGCTCGTCACCTCGGGCGAGACGCCGCCGCCGGCGAACCCGCTCTGCATCAGTCAGCCGTGCATCCGAATGCAGGACATCGACAACGTCGGCAAGACGGGCCGCCACACGATGGCGTTCGAGATGATGGCCCACCACGCGTTCAACGCCCGCGAGGAGGTCGGCGACCGGTACGCCTACGAGGGCGAGGTGTACTGGAAGGACGAGACGGTGCAGTACTGCGACGAGTTCTTCGAGAGCCTCGGCGCGAACGTCGAGGAGATAACGTACATCGAGGACCCGTGGGTCGGCGGCGGCAACGCCGGTCCCGCCATCGAGGTCATCTACAAGGGCGCGGAGCTGGCGACGCTCGTCTTCATGTCGATGGAGCAGGACCCCGACGGCGAGTACGAACTGAAGGACGGCAACCGGTACTCGCCGATGGACACGTACATCGTCGACACCGGCTACGGTCTCGAACGCTGGACGTGGATGAGCCAGGGGACCCCTACGGTGTACGAGGCGGTCTACCCCGATATGATCGCGTTCCTCAAGGAGAACGCCGGCATCGACCACACCGACGAGGAGGAGGAACTCGTCCACCGCGCCGCGAAACTCGCCGGGGCGATGGACATCGACGAGGCCGAGGACATGAAGACGGCTCGCTCCGAAATCGCCGGGCGACTCGACGCCGACGCCGACGAGTTGACCGAACTGATGCGGCCGCTCGAAGACATCTACGCCATCGCCGACCACTGTCGGACGCTCGCGTACATGTTCGGCGACGGCATCGTCCCCTCGAACGTCGGGACGGGCTACCTCTCGCGGATGGTGCTTCGACGAACGAAGCGACTGGTCGACAACGTCGGCGTCGACGCGCCGCTGGACGAACTCGTCGACATGCAGGCCAAGCGCCTCGGCTACGAGAACCGCGACACGGTTCGCGACATCGTCCGCACCGAGGAGCGCAAGTACCGCGAGACGCTCGAACGCGGCGGTCGGCGCGTCCGCCAGTTGGCCGAGGAGTTCGCCGAGAAGGGCGAGCCGATTCCGACGCAGGAGCTCATCGAGCTGTACGACAGCCACGGCATCCAGCCCGACATGGTGCAGGAGATAGCCGACGAGCGCGACGTCGACGTGGAAATTCCCGACGACTTCTACTCGCTCGTCGCCGCGCGCCACGAGACGCCCCAGCAGACCGAGGCGGCCACGGAGCGCGACGAACGGCTCTCGGACCTCCCGGAGACCGAGCGACTCTACTACGACGACCAGGAGCGCACGGAGTTCGAGGCCGTCGTCCTCGACGTGTTCGAGCGCGAGGACGGCTACGACGTCGTGTTGGACCAGACGATGTTCTACCCAGAAGGCGGCGGTCAACCCGCCGACCACGGCCATCTCGTCTCCGACGACGGCTCCGTCGAAGTGAGCGACGTGCAGCGTCGCGACGGCGTCATCCTCCACCGGACCGACGCCGACCCCGGCAAGGGCGAGTTCGTCCGCGGGCAGGTCGACATCGAACGTCGCCGCAGCCTGATGCAACACCACACCGCGACGCACATCGTCGGCTACGCGGCCCGAGAGGTCGTCGGCGACCACGTCCGACAGGCGGGCGCGCAGAAAGGCGTCGAGCGCTCGCGTTTCGACGTCACCCACTACGAGCGGCTCACGCGCGAGCAGGTCGAGGAGATAGAGCGCGTCGCCAACCGACTCGTCCGCGACAACGTCCCGGTGAAACAGGAGTGGCCCGACCGCAACGACGCACAGGAGAAGTACGGCTTCGACCTCTATCAGGGCGGCATCCCGCCGGGCGAGCAGATTCGACTCATCCAGGTCGCCGACGACATCCAGGCCTGCGGTGGCACGCACGTCAAGCGGACCGGCGACATCGGCACGATCAAAATCCTCACCACCGAGCCCGTGCAGGACGGCGTCGAGCGCATCATTTTCGCGGCGGGCGACGCCGCGATTCGCGCGACTCAGGAGACGGAGAACTACCTGCGCGACGCGGCCGAGGTGCTCGACGTCAACCCCGAGGACGTGCCGGACACCGCCGAGCGGTTCTTTACCGAGTGGAAGGAGCGCGGTAAGCAGATAGACCGCCTGAAGCAGGAACTCGCCGAGGCTCGCGCCGCGGCCGAAGCCGAGGAGATAGACGTGGGCGGGACGCCCGCCGTCGTCCAGCGACTCGACACCGACACCGACGAACTCCGCGCGACGGCCACCGCGCTCTCAGAGGACGGGAAGGTCGCCGTCCTCGGCAGCGGCGCGGGCGGCAGCGCCCAGTTCGTCGTGAGCGTCCCCGACGGCGTCGCCATCAACGCCGGCGAAGTCGTCGGCGAACTCGCCGGGAGGGTCGGCGGCGGCGGCGGCGGTCCCGCGGACTTCGCGCAGGGCGGCGGCCCGGACGTCGACAGCCTCGACGAGGCGCTCGACAGCGCGCCCGACGTGCTTCGGAACGTTCTGAACGCGTAG
- a CDS encoding energy-coupling factor transporter transmembrane component T family protein: MLTYSPGDSLAHRLDPRTKLLVQFAFVGAAFAHETPRGLLVLSGVTAALLSSSGLSPLSALRGYRFVLPFLAAGPLVSALTLGPPWVVFADAIDPALASYRALLVLFVTAAYVRSTPVRETRAAVQRTVPGKFGQFLGTGIALVFRFFPLLLSDLRRTREAMAARLGDERPVVERIELTAIAGLGRAFGRADRLSLALRARCFAWNPTLPMLRFARLDWLGFTVAAVLAAWAVV, translated from the coding sequence GTGCTGACGTACTCGCCGGGCGACTCGCTCGCCCACCGCCTCGACCCGCGGACGAAACTCCTCGTGCAGTTCGCTTTCGTCGGTGCCGCGTTCGCCCACGAGACGCCCCGAGGCCTGCTCGTGCTCTCGGGTGTGACCGCCGCACTTCTGTCGTCCTCGGGTCTCTCGCCCCTCTCCGCGCTGCGGGGGTACCGCTTCGTGCTCCCGTTTCTCGCCGCCGGGCCGCTCGTCTCGGCGCTGACGCTCGGCCCGCCGTGGGTCGTTTTCGCGGACGCCATCGACCCCGCGCTCGCCAGTTATCGCGCCCTCCTCGTACTGTTCGTCACCGCCGCCTACGTCCGGTCGACGCCCGTCCGCGAGACGCGAGCGGCCGTCCAGCGCACCGTGCCCGGGAAATTCGGACAGTTCCTCGGTACGGGAATCGCGCTCGTGTTCCGATTCTTCCCGCTCTTGCTCTCGGATTTGCGGCGCACCCGCGAGGCGATGGCCGCCCGACTCGGCGACGAGCGACCAGTCGTCGAGCGCATCGAACTCACGGCGATAGCGGGCCTCGGTCGCGCGTTCGGGCGCGCAGACCGACTGTCGCTCGCACTCCGCGCTCGCTGCTTCGCTTGGAACCCGACGTTGCCGATGCTCCGGTTCGCCCGTCTGGACTGGCTCGGGTTTACCGTCGCGGCAGTTCTTGCGGCGTGGGCGGTCGTCTGA
- a CDS encoding ferritin-like domain-containing protein produces the protein MTSQEVTDTLKQAYMDEIETVMNYLTNSIVLDGVSAEEVKESLREDIQEELGHAEMLGERLKQLDEQPPGSAEFEPRQETLQPPEDTTDVYSVIDGVLDAEEDAIETYRSLIEQAEEAGDPVTEDIGVTILADEEAHRTEFRGFRKEYKGD, from the coding sequence ATGACCTCGCAAGAAGTCACGGACACGCTAAAGCAGGCGTACATGGACGAGATAGAGACGGTGATGAACTATCTGACGAACTCTATCGTGCTCGACGGCGTCAGCGCCGAGGAGGTCAAGGAGTCGCTCCGCGAGGACATCCAGGAGGAGCTCGGCCACGCGGAGATGCTCGGCGAGCGGCTCAAACAGCTCGACGAGCAGCCGCCGGGCTCCGCCGAGTTCGAACCCCGACAGGAGACGCTCCAGCCGCCGGAGGACACGACGGACGTGTACTCGGTCATCGACGGCGTGCTCGACGCCGAGGAGGACGCTATCGAGACGTACCGCTCGCTCATCGAGCAGGCCGAGGAGGCCGGCGACCCCGTCACCGAGGACATCGGCGTGACCATTCTCGCCGACGAGGAGGCCCACCGCACCGAGTTCCGCGGCTTCAGAAAAGAGTACAAGGGCGACTGA
- a CDS encoding 4Fe-4S dicluster domain-containing protein — MGIDPNFDANLEKVGEENGVDVWGPVDPPEKLGIHGTHVAVDYDICFADGACLENCPVDVFTWVDTPDHPESEKKVEPTYEDQCIDCMLCVDICPVDAIDVDASRD, encoded by the coding sequence ATGGGAATCGACCCGAACTTCGACGCAAACCTGGAGAAAGTCGGCGAGGAGAACGGCGTCGACGTGTGGGGACCCGTCGACCCGCCGGAGAAACTCGGCATCCACGGCACGCACGTCGCTGTCGACTACGACATCTGCTTCGCCGACGGCGCGTGTCTCGAAAACTGTCCCGTCGACGTGTTCACGTGGGTGGACACCCCCGACCACCCCGAGAGCGAGAAGAAAGTCGAACCGACCTACGAGGACCAGTGTATCGACTGCATGCTCTGCGTCGATATCTGCCCCGTCGACGCCATCGACGTGGACGCGAGTCGAGACTGA
- a CDS encoding thiol-disulfide oxidoreductase DCC family protein, protein MSAPRLVYDDDCGFCTWCAVVADRYGEFELIGFAELADDQLARLPADYENCAHLLTDETVYSCGAAAERVLAALHPVFDGVFSVLRRVPAYPSLRERLYRWAADRRAVWGRFVSRSSV, encoded by the coding sequence ATGTCCGCGCCACGTCTCGTCTACGACGACGACTGCGGCTTCTGCACGTGGTGTGCCGTCGTCGCCGACCGCTACGGCGAGTTCGAGTTGATCGGCTTCGCGGAACTCGCCGACGACCAGCTCGCGCGCCTCCCGGCGGACTACGAGAACTGTGCGCATCTGCTCACGGACGAGACTGTCTACTCCTGCGGAGCGGCCGCGGAGCGAGTGCTCGCGGCGTTGCATCCCGTCTTCGACGGTGTGTTTTCGGTACTCCGTCGAGTGCCGGCGTACCCGTCGCTCCGCGAGCGACTCTATCGGTGGGCCGCCGACCGACGGGCGGTCTGGGGACGGTTCGTCAGTCGGTCGTCGGTCTGA
- a CDS encoding type 1 glutamine amidotransferase — MSRLRFALLDASHGSGSTRRNFRRELDADLVEFAASEGELPDGYEYDGVVVTGSRASVYWDEEWIPPLVDYVAEAAGRGIPVLGVCYGHQVLAEALGGRVGGMDDFEIGYNEVEHLDNDPLFEGIDDRFTVFTTHGDAVLELPPGAELLAKNEFGVHAFRTGDSYGVQFHPEYDVETAREVTEGKRERLGDERVDEVLSGITSEKFDAACEAKQLFDNFVAHAKRVREGQAAEV, encoded by the coding sequence ATGAGCAGACTTCGCTTCGCGCTTCTCGACGCCTCTCACGGCAGCGGAAGCACCAGACGGAACTTCAGACGCGAACTCGACGCCGACCTCGTGGAGTTCGCCGCCAGCGAGGGAGAGCTTCCCGACGGCTACGAGTACGACGGCGTCGTCGTCACCGGCTCTCGGGCCTCCGTGTACTGGGACGAAGAGTGGATACCGCCGCTCGTCGACTACGTCGCCGAAGCCGCCGGGCGTGGGATTCCCGTGCTCGGCGTCTGCTACGGCCACCAGGTGCTCGCCGAGGCGCTCGGCGGGCGCGTCGGCGGCATGGACGACTTCGAAATCGGTTACAACGAGGTCGAGCATCTCGACAACGACCCGCTGTTCGAGGGCATCGACGACCGGTTTACCGTGTTCACGACCCACGGCGACGCGGTCCTCGAACTGCCGCCGGGCGCGGAGCTACTGGCGAAAAACGAGTTCGGCGTCCACGCCTTCCGTACGGGCGACAGCTACGGCGTGCAGTTCCACCCCGAGTACGACGTTGAGACGGCGCGCGAGGTGACCGAGGGCAAGCGCGAGCGACTCGGCGACGAGCGGGTCGACGAGGTGCTCTCCGGTATCACGAGCGAGAAGTTCGACGCCGCCTGCGAGGCCAAGCAGTTGTTCGACAACTTCGTCGCGCACGCGAAGCGCGTTCGCGAGGGGCAGGCGGCGGAAGTCTGA
- a CDS encoding alpha/beta fold hydrolase codes for MTTATNGGVSLHYQTDGDGETVAFVGDAGYGAWQWGWQHAAVAGPFESLVYDQRGVGRSDAPEGSYTVGELAQDLEVVLADHGVRKAHLVGAGLGGMVALQTALSSNRVASLTLVATAATGAELGVDSLRADPRNPEELRRATEAALSAAFVERHPDVVDRIVTWRADEDASPRVWDAQTTAVERFDASDRLYEITAPSLVLHGTADSAWPVERGRRLADDLPRGTFEAVDGAGHLVGVETSKDVNDRLLAFLEEHSDVEYL; via the coding sequence ATGACTACCGCAACGAACGGCGGCGTCTCGCTTCACTACCAGACCGACGGTGACGGCGAAACCGTCGCGTTCGTCGGCGACGCGGGCTACGGCGCGTGGCAGTGGGGCTGGCAGCACGCCGCCGTCGCCGGGCCGTTCGAGAGTCTCGTCTACGACCAGCGCGGCGTCGGTCGCTCGGACGCCCCGGAAGGATCGTACACGGTCGGCGAGCTCGCACAGGACCTCGAAGTCGTCCTCGCCGACCACGGGGTCCGGAAAGCGCACCTCGTCGGCGCGGGTCTCGGCGGGATGGTCGCTCTCCAGACGGCGCTCTCGTCGAACCGCGTGGCGAGTTTGACACTGGTGGCGACGGCGGCGACGGGCGCCGAACTGGGGGTAGACTCGCTGCGCGCGGACCCGAGGAACCCCGAGGAACTCCGCCGGGCGACCGAAGCGGCCCTCTCGGCGGCGTTCGTCGAGCGACACCCCGACGTCGTCGACCGAATCGTCACGTGGCGGGCCGACGAGGACGCGTCGCCGCGGGTGTGGGACGCACAGACGACCGCCGTAGAGCGGTTCGACGCGAGCGACCGACTGTACGAGATTACGGCTCCGAGCCTCGTCCTCCACGGGACCGCCGACTCGGCGTGGCCCGTCGAACGAGGGCGGAGACTCGCAGACGACCTCCCGCGCGGGACGTTCGAGGCGGTCGACGGCGCGGGTCACCTCGTCGGCGTCGAAACGTCGAAGGACGTCAACGACCGCCTCTTGGCGTTTCTGGAAGAGCACTCCGACGTGGAGTATCTCTGA
- a CDS encoding acyl-CoA dehydrogenase family protein: MLDYVDLEADLDEEERMIRDTARRFVDEKVKPEIGDHYEAGTFPEELIPEMGELGFYAPNLDGYGLPNVGERAYGLLMQELEAGDAGIRSMASVQGALVMYPIHAFGSDEQKERWLPELGTGEAVGCFGLTEPNHGSNPSGMETRAERDSAEETSADPREATNASRDGDEYVLNGSKTWITNSPIADVAVVWARDTSADGSPIRGFLVETDRDGVTTNKIDEKLSMRASITGEIGLNDVRIPEENVLPGVEGLKGPLSCLTQARFGIAWGAVGSARDCFETARQYATDREQFGGPIARFQIQQEKLAEMATQITTSQLLAYRLADLKERGDLRPEQVSMAKRNNVRMARDQARIAREMLGGNGITTDYSPMRHLSNLETVYTYEGTHDIHTLVLGKDLTGIAAFE; the protein is encoded by the coding sequence ATGCTCGATTACGTAGATTTGGAGGCCGACCTCGACGAGGAGGAGCGGATGATTCGCGACACCGCCCGCAGGTTCGTCGACGAGAAGGTCAAACCGGAGATCGGCGACCACTACGAGGCGGGGACGTTCCCCGAGGAGCTCATCCCCGAGATGGGCGAACTCGGCTTCTACGCGCCGAACCTCGACGGCTACGGCCTCCCGAACGTAGGCGAGCGCGCCTACGGACTGCTGATGCAGGAACTGGAGGCCGGCGACGCGGGCATCCGGTCGATGGCGAGCGTGCAGGGCGCGCTCGTGATGTACCCCATCCACGCCTTCGGCAGCGACGAGCAGAAAGAGCGCTGGCTCCCGGAGCTCGGGACGGGCGAGGCCGTCGGCTGTTTCGGTCTCACGGAGCCGAACCACGGGTCGAACCCCTCGGGGATGGAGACGCGTGCGGAGCGCGACTCCGCCGAGGAAACCTCGGCTGACCCCCGAGAAGCGACGAACGCTTCTCGGGACGGCGACGAGTACGTCCTCAACGGCTCGAAGACGTGGATCACGAACTCGCCCATCGCGGACGTGGCCGTCGTCTGGGCGCGCGACACCTCCGCCGACGGGTCGCCGATTCGCGGGTTCCTCGTCGAGACCGACCGAGACGGCGTGACGACGAACAAGATAGACGAGAAGCTCTCGATGCGCGCGTCCATCACGGGCGAGATCGGCCTCAACGACGTCCGCATCCCCGAGGAGAACGTCCTCCCGGGCGTCGAGGGGCTGAAAGGCCCGCTCTCGTGTCTCACGCAGGCGCGGTTCGGTATCGCGTGGGGCGCGGTCGGGTCGGCGCGCGACTGCTTCGAGACGGCGCGGCAGTACGCGACCGACCGCGAACAGTTCGGCGGCCCAATCGCACGCTTCCAGATTCAGCAGGAGAAACTCGCGGAGATGGCGACGCAGATCACGACGAGTCAGTTGCTCGCGTACCGCCTCGCCGACCTGAAAGAGCGCGGCGACCTCCGACCCGAGCAGGTGTCCATGGCCAAGCGCAACAACGTGCGGATGGCGCGCGACCAGGCGCGAATCGCCCGCGAGATGCTCGGAGGCAACGGTATCACGACCGACTACTCGCCGATGCGGCACCTCTCGAACCTGGAGACGGTGTACACCTACGAGGGAACCCACGATATCCATACGCTGGTCCTCGGGAAGGATCTCACCGGGATTGCGGCGTTCGAGTAG
- a CDS encoding (Fe-S)-binding protein, with amino-acid sequence MTDLQVGGAFAPSPGVPAALLQAEAPTRPTFWTISHVGEVVFYWLAALVILVFAYGVYERFARYTRGSDEPVDRLAELPERVGTAARIALSNEKQFDRDLYAGVMHAFILWGFLTLFIGTSILAFDMDIWTKLLGQGSFFRGDFYLSYSLVMDAMGFLFVVGVSMALYRRYAVRHDRLWGKHTSTEDDAFVWTLFLLGVGGYLIEGLRIAGTGFPEFETVSFVGYFLALVFDAAGMSAGQAESLYWFGWWSHSLLALGFIAWIPYAKPFHMLSSFANVVTRDERAGSRLPGVPADLDHVNAESIDDFSWKEILDQDACTKCGRCSSVCPAKASGRPLDPRDVILDLKSYRESLDAGETESKPIIADGGNAVIDASTMESCMACMACMDACPVEIEHLNSFTRMNRQLTDEGAVQSNMQDVFGNLMQKGNTFGDPPRKRADWADTLDFDLTDAREEEVEFLWYVGDYPSYDDRNKKVARSLATLFERAGVSFGILFDDEKFDGNDIRRVGEEFLYLELAGHHVETFEECEFEKIVCTDPHSYNTMKNEYPEIDFGEFADDPVMPFEYDEYWNEEGEIPVYHWSQVVEQLVSDGRLGLDGTELDYTVTYHDPCHLGRYNDVYEAPRDIIEATGCDLHEMPRNRADSFCCGGGGGGLWMEFDEEPKPSEKRLREALEDTDAGSAVEKFVVACPMCMTMYEDGRKTGDFEDDIEIVDVAELLIEALDAKAETATAADDARPATAD; translated from the coding sequence ATGACAGATTTGCAGGTGGGCGGCGCGTTCGCGCCGTCTCCGGGCGTTCCAGCGGCGCTCCTGCAGGCGGAGGCGCCGACGCGTCCGACGTTCTGGACTATCAGCCACGTCGGCGAGGTCGTCTTCTACTGGCTGGCGGCGTTGGTCATTCTCGTCTTCGCCTACGGCGTGTACGAGCGGTTCGCCCGCTACACCCGCGGGAGCGACGAACCCGTCGACCGCCTCGCGGAACTCCCCGAGCGAGTCGGGACCGCCGCCCGAATCGCCCTCTCGAACGAGAAGCAGTTCGACCGCGACCTCTACGCGGGTGTGATGCACGCGTTCATCCTCTGGGGTTTTCTGACGCTGTTCATCGGGACCTCCATCCTCGCGTTCGACATGGACATCTGGACGAAACTGCTCGGACAGGGGTCGTTCTTCCGAGGGGACTTCTACCTCTCGTACTCGCTCGTGATGGACGCGATGGGCTTTCTGTTCGTCGTCGGCGTCTCCATGGCGCTGTACCGACGCTACGCCGTCCGCCACGACCGACTCTGGGGGAAACACACCTCGACGGAGGACGACGCGTTCGTCTGGACGCTGTTTCTGCTCGGTGTCGGCGGCTACCTCATCGAGGGGCTCCGCATCGCCGGCACCGGTTTTCCCGAGTTCGAGACGGTGAGCTTCGTCGGGTACTTCCTCGCGCTGGTGTTCGACGCCGCGGGGATGTCCGCCGGACAGGCCGAGTCGCTGTACTGGTTCGGCTGGTGGAGCCACTCGCTTCTCGCGCTGGGGTTCATCGCGTGGATTCCCTACGCCAAACCGTTTCACATGCTCTCGTCGTTCGCCAACGTCGTCACCCGCGACGAGAGAGCCGGGAGTCGGCTTCCGGGCGTCCCCGCCGACCTGGACCACGTCAACGCCGAGTCCATCGACGACTTCTCCTGGAAGGAGATTCTCGACCAGGACGCCTGCACGAAGTGCGGCCGCTGTTCGTCGGTCTGCCCGGCGAAAGCGTCCGGCCGGCCGCTCGACCCGCGCGACGTGATTCTCGACCTCAAATCCTACAGAGAGTCGCTCGACGCCGGCGAGACGGAGTCGAAGCCGATAATCGCCGACGGCGGTAACGCCGTCATCGACGCTTCGACGATGGAGTCCTGCATGGCGTGTATGGCGTGTATGGACGCCTGCCCGGTCGAAATCGAGCACCTCAACTCCTTCACACGGATGAACCGCCAGCTCACCGACGAGGGCGCGGTCCAGTCGAACATGCAGGACGTCTTCGGCAACCTGATGCAGAAGGGCAACACGTTTGGCGACCCGCCGCGCAAGCGCGCCGACTGGGCCGATACCCTCGACTTCGACCTCACCGACGCCCGCGAGGAGGAAGTCGAGTTCCTCTGGTACGTCGGCGACTACCCGAGCTACGACGACCGAAACAAGAAGGTCGCGCGCTCGCTCGCCACGCTGTTCGAGCGCGCGGGCGTCTCCTTCGGCATCCTCTTCGACGACGAGAAGTTCGACGGCAACGACATCCGACGCGTCGGCGAGGAGTTCCTCTACCTCGAACTCGCCGGCCACCACGTCGAGACGTTCGAGGAGTGCGAGTTCGAGAAAATCGTCTGCACGGACCCGCACTCGTACAACACGATGAAGAACGAGTACCCGGAGATCGACTTCGGCGAGTTCGCCGACGACCCCGTGATGCCGTTCGAGTACGACGAGTACTGGAACGAAGAGGGCGAGATTCCGGTGTACCACTGGTCGCAGGTCGTCGAACAACTCGTCTCCGACGGCCGCCTCGGCCTCGACGGGACGGAACTCGACTACACCGTCACCTACCACGACCCGTGTCACCTCGGCCGCTACAACGACGTGTACGAAGCACCCCGAGACATCATCGAAGCGACCGGCTGCGACCTCCACGAGATGCCGCGCAATCGCGCGGACTCCTTCTGCTGCGGCGGCGGCGGCGGCGGGCTCTGGATGGAGTTCGACGAAGAGCCGAAACCCAGCGAAAAGCGACTCCGCGAGGCGCTCGAAGACACCGACGCGGGTTCGGCGGTCGAGAAGTTCGTCGTCGCCTGTCCGATGTGCATGACGATGTACGAGGACGGGCGGAAAACGGGCGACTTCGAGGACGACATCGAAATCGTCGACGTCGCCGAACTGCTCATCGAAGCGCTCGACGCGAAGGCGGAGACGGCGACCGCAGCCGACGACGCACGTCCGGCGACGGCCGACTGA
- a CDS encoding DUF7853 family protein: protein MTTPAYNGSAELDLTHAESWVVHAAVLAAIERTLDTGQKPMQEHALREKVEEDETFTDSELRRLRQMLATYLESAPERDVEPGEAVLGYIRRTIE, encoded by the coding sequence ATGACCACTCCAGCGTACAACGGCTCAGCCGAACTCGACCTCACGCACGCCGAGTCGTGGGTCGTCCACGCCGCCGTTCTCGCGGCCATCGAGCGCACGCTCGACACCGGGCAGAAGCCGATGCAGGAACACGCCCTCCGCGAGAAGGTCGAAGAGGACGAAACGTTCACCGACAGCGAACTCCGGAGGCTCCGACAGATGCTCGCGACGTATCTGGAGTCCGCACCCGAACGCGACGTCGAACCCGGCGAAGCCGTACTCGGCTACATCCGCCGAACCATCGAATAA
- a CDS encoding cupin domain-containing protein: protein MEPVNEADIDWTETERDDTHFRRKKLASAAGGDRLGCSLYELPPGGNSWPYHFHTGNEEAIYVLSGRGTLRLDGDEYDLREGDYVALPAGEESAHRVGSDGGGTLRYLMLSTMDDPDVSVYPDSGKVGIFAGSAPGSDAPRVVEGYYRRDDTVGYWEG, encoded by the coding sequence ATGGAACCCGTCAACGAAGCCGACATCGACTGGACCGAGACCGAGCGCGACGACACCCACTTCCGACGGAAGAAACTCGCCAGCGCCGCCGGCGGCGACCGCCTCGGCTGCAGTCTCTACGAACTCCCGCCCGGCGGAAACTCGTGGCCCTATCACTTCCACACGGGCAACGAGGAGGCAATCTACGTACTCTCCGGTCGCGGCACGCTCCGTCTCGACGGCGACGAGTACGACCTGCGAGAAGGCGACTACGTCGCACTGCCGGCCGGCGAGGAGAGCGCCCACCGAGTCGGCAGCGACGGCGGCGGGACGCTCCGTTATCTGATGCTGTCGACGATGGACGACCCGGACGTGAGCGTCTACCCGGATTCGGGGAAGGTCGGCATCTTCGCCGGGTCGGCTCCCGGCAGCGACGCCCCGCGAGTCGTCGAGGGCTACTACCGCCGCGACGACACCGTCGGCTACTGGGAGGGGTGA